From Paenibacillus sp. V4I7, one genomic window encodes:
- a CDS encoding YveK family protein encodes MEKSILDYFVLIRKKLWMIALFVLLSCLTTFYVSKTFVEPVYKANTQVLVSSTFKSEEAIDLNDVSMNLNLIESYKEIIKSDHIIQMMLQSHPEFGMTQKQLLKNLKVSSTDKTQIIKIELEDHSYEKAVVITKTLADTFISEVPGLMNMNNVKILSSSDAAVKPLPVNSSVVINLALSFILSAMAAIGVFFFFENINDTIRSEKEAEHIVGLPVLSSIGTIKKGKAAKPSRARSREVGEKAYVTAK; translated from the coding sequence ATGGAGAAATCGATCTTAGATTACTTTGTACTCATTCGCAAAAAGCTGTGGATGATTGCACTGTTCGTTCTTCTCTCGTGTCTGACAACGTTCTATGTCAGCAAGACATTCGTCGAGCCTGTTTACAAGGCGAACACACAAGTGCTGGTTAGCAGCACGTTCAAGAGTGAAGAGGCGATAGATCTTAACGATGTGTCAATGAACTTGAATTTAATTGAGAGTTACAAGGAAATCATCAAGTCGGATCATATCATTCAAATGATGCTGCAGAGTCACCCCGAATTCGGTATGACGCAGAAGCAACTGCTGAAGAATCTGAAAGTGAGCTCCACGGATAAAACACAAATTATCAAAATTGAGCTTGAGGATCATAGCTATGAAAAAGCAGTTGTGATTACCAAGACCCTTGCAGATACGTTCATTAGTGAAGTACCAGGCTTGATGAATATGAATAATGTCAAGATTCTTTCTAGTTCTGATGCTGCTGTGAAGCCGTTGCCTGTGAACTCCAGTGTCGTAATCAATCTAGCTTTGAGCTTCATTTTATCGGCAATGGCAGCTATTGGTGTATTCTTCTTTTTTGAAAATATCAATGACACCATTCGTTCTGAAAAAGAAGCCGAGCATATCGTTGGGCTGCCAGTACTCTCTTCCATTGGAACGATTAAAAAGGGTAAAGCAGCTAAACCTTCGCGTGCACGAAGCAGAGAGGTAGGGGAAAAGGCATATGTCACAGCTAAGTAA
- a CDS encoding CpsD/CapB family tyrosine-protein kinase produces the protein MSQLSNVLVAELDPISSVSEAYRSLRTAVRYKKVVPAGQGMVLMVASPKAQEGKTTTLANLAITYAQEGKSVVVVDCNLRQPGLHEMFGVKNTKGLIHFLNKGLTGEDVITPTGIIGLDMIASGGQPLNPSELLGSAQMDALMKGLRQRYEVILIDSPSTLDYTDACLLAEYSDGVMLVAKNGKTKREWAKQARAQLEQSGARMLGIVFNQ, from the coding sequence ATGTCACAGCTAAGTAATGTTCTTGTGGCTGAATTGGATCCGATTTCGTCGGTCTCCGAAGCTTATCGTTCCTTGCGTACAGCGGTACGTTATAAAAAGGTTGTACCAGCAGGTCAAGGAATGGTGCTTATGGTTGCATCTCCTAAAGCGCAAGAAGGCAAGACGACAACCCTTGCTAATCTGGCTATTACCTATGCTCAGGAAGGCAAGTCTGTTGTTGTTGTAGATTGTAATTTGCGGCAACCTGGCCTGCATGAGATGTTTGGTGTTAAGAATACGAAAGGCCTGATCCACTTTTTAAATAAGGGGCTAACCGGTGAAGACGTCATTACACCGACAGGGATCATTGGGCTTGATATGATTGCTAGTGGTGGTCAACCACTCAACCCATCCGAGCTGCTAGGCTCCGCCCAAATGGATGCCTTGATGAAAGGGCTCAGACAGCGATATGAAGTCATTCTCATCGATTCGCCATCAACGCTTGATTATACAGATGCTTGTTTACTTGCTGAGTATAGTGACGGCGTGATGTTAGTTGCCAAAAATGGTAAGACGAAGCGAGAATGGGCGAAGCAAGCGAGAGCACAATTAGAGCAGTCTGGAGCCAGAATGCTTGGCATTGTTTTCAACCAATAA
- the galU gene encoding UTP--glucose-1-phosphate uridylyltransferase GalU, with protein sequence MKKVKKAIIPAAGLGTRFLPATKAMPKEMLPIINKPTIQYIVEEAIESGIEDIIIVTGKGKRAIEDHFDNAFELENKLLETGKLELLKEVQRSSKVEIHYIRQKEPKGLGHAVWCARRFIGNEPFAVLLGDDIVTGKVPCLKQLIQQYELSENSVIGVQTVPPELTNRYGIIDPGEQNNRLYQVKDLVEKPKLGTAPSDLAIMGRYVFSPKIFEFLELQEKGAGGEIQLTDAIQKLNQIERVLAYHFDGIRYDVGERLGYILTTMAFALESKDLRLDVLEAMAAILIKEQYAPILEHLGGGDHELARTAGGL encoded by the coding sequence ATGAAAAAGGTGAAAAAAGCAATTATTCCGGCGGCAGGATTAGGAACGAGGTTCCTGCCTGCTACGAAAGCGATGCCCAAAGAGATGCTCCCGATCATCAACAAGCCGACTATTCAATACATCGTGGAAGAAGCCATCGAATCCGGAATCGAAGATATTATTATTGTTACCGGTAAAGGGAAGAGGGCAATCGAAGATCACTTCGATAATGCTTTCGAGTTAGAAAACAAACTGCTGGAAACAGGGAAGCTGGAGCTTCTCAAGGAAGTACAACGTTCATCCAAGGTAGAAATTCATTACATTCGTCAAAAAGAACCCAAAGGTCTTGGACACGCGGTCTGGTGTGCAAGAAGGTTCATCGGGAATGAACCATTCGCAGTGCTGCTAGGCGATGATATTGTCACAGGGAAGGTACCCTGCCTAAAACAGCTCATTCAGCAATATGAATTATCAGAAAATTCAGTCATCGGCGTACAAACTGTACCTCCGGAGCTTACCAATCGTTACGGTATCATTGATCCGGGTGAGCAAAATAACCGCCTGTATCAAGTGAAAGACTTGGTTGAAAAACCAAAATTAGGCACAGCCCCTTCCGATCTTGCCATTATGGGTAGATATGTGTTTTCCCCTAAAATCTTTGAATTTTTGGAGCTTCAGGAGAAAGGCGCTGGCGGAGAAATTCAGCTGACAGACGCGATTCAGAAGCTTAATCAAATAGAACGAGTACTAGCGTATCATTTTGACGGTATCCGTTATGATGTGGGTGAACGTCTCGGTTACATTCTCACGACAATGGCGTTCGCCTTGGAGAGTAAAGATCTTCGACTTGATGTGCTTGAAGCGATGGCTGCTATCCTTATCAAGGAGCAATATGCACCAATTTTAGAGCATCTGGGAGGTGGAGACCATGAGCTTGCGCGAACTGCAGGAGGATTATGA
- a CDS encoding sugar transferase, with protein MSLRELQEDYEYLGPQKVPQKSYYTATTPRPQEGKSNASYLFVKRMLDIMLSLMGLLFLTPLFIIIAIWIKVEDPKGSVFFKQNRVGKDEILFPMYKFRSMVSNAEELKQQLMSQNEVEGAMFKMKNDPRVTRVGRLLRKTSIDELPQLWNVLIGEMSLVGPRPALPSEVSEYTPYEKKRLAVTPGCTGLWQVSGRSNLSFGQMVELDLTYIRERSVFYDLKIILKTVSVLLGSKDAF; from the coding sequence ATGAGCTTGCGCGAACTGCAGGAGGATTATGAGTACTTGGGACCTCAGAAAGTTCCCCAGAAGAGCTACTACACGGCTACTACCCCTAGACCGCAAGAAGGGAAAAGCAATGCTTCCTATTTATTTGTAAAGCGGATGCTCGATATTATGCTATCCCTCATGGGACTTCTCTTCCTGACACCGTTATTTATCATCATAGCTATCTGGATTAAGGTGGAAGATCCGAAAGGTTCCGTTTTCTTCAAACAAAATCGAGTAGGTAAAGACGAAATCCTTTTTCCGATGTATAAGTTTCGCTCGATGGTTTCCAATGCGGAAGAGCTGAAGCAGCAGTTGATGAGTCAGAATGAAGTTGAAGGCGCGATGTTTAAAATGAAAAACGATCCTCGCGTTACACGCGTCGGACGATTACTGCGCAAAACAAGTATAGATGAGTTACCACAATTGTGGAACGTACTCATCGGTGAAATGAGCTTGGTCGGTCCAAGACCAGCTTTGCCGAGTGAAGTTAGTGAGTATACACCGTACGAGAAGAAGCGTTTGGCCGTTACGCCTGGCTGTACGGGCTTATGGCAAGTAAGCGGACGAAGCAATTTAAGCTTCGGGCAAATGGTAGAACTCGATTTGACTTACATCAGAGAACGAAGCGTTTTTTATGATTTGAAAATCATCTTAAAGACGGTTTCGGTCCTTCTTGGCTCCAAAGATGCCTTTTAG
- a CDS encoding glycosyltransferase: MLIQPKPRVSIVICTYNRADLLQITLNSLPALKAIDKAEILIVDNNSTDHTREISQSFIQHQAGGTDVHYLFEQTQGLSAARNRGIQEAKGDIVAFLDDDAVPCMEWIRTIIDTLDSRQDVYAMGGVIRPRFESERPKWLIEALELPYTIVDMGATVHEYPMNRHPFGANMAIRKSFHDKYLFPTDLGRKGTLLLSGEESWIFEQMKKEGKAILYQPSMVVDHFIPDSRLTKDWIKQRYYYQGVTNGSMHKSQLSKLVLLGKVASKVLYIAVDALFARTEGRKLLIACRLQSIRGTLDTLSRRGKMRLTG; this comes from the coding sequence GTGCTAATTCAGCCAAAACCAAGGGTATCCATTGTCATCTGTACCTATAATCGTGCGGATTTGCTTCAAATTACCTTGAACTCGTTACCTGCTTTAAAGGCTATAGACAAAGCTGAGATTCTCATTGTGGATAACAATTCCACAGATCATACGCGTGAGATCTCACAATCGTTTATCCAGCATCAAGCAGGAGGCACGGACGTTCATTATCTATTTGAACAAACCCAAGGGCTTTCGGCTGCGCGAAATAGAGGTATTCAAGAAGCTAAGGGTGATATTGTCGCCTTTCTCGATGATGATGCAGTTCCTTGCATGGAATGGATTCGCACCATCATAGACACCTTGGATTCTCGGCAGGATGTCTATGCGATGGGAGGTGTGATTCGACCTCGTTTCGAAAGTGAACGGCCGAAATGGTTGATCGAAGCGCTGGAACTGCCCTATACGATTGTTGATATGGGAGCAACTGTGCATGAATATCCGATGAACAGACATCCATTTGGTGCGAATATGGCGATTCGCAAATCCTTTCATGACAAATATTTGTTCCCAACCGACCTAGGGAGGAAGGGGACGCTGCTGTTGTCTGGGGAGGAATCTTGGATATTTGAGCAGATGAAGAAAGAAGGGAAGGCTATTCTTTATCAGCCTTCCATGGTGGTTGATCACTTCATCCCGGATAGCCGCTTGACGAAGGATTGGATCAAGCAGCGCTATTATTATCAAGGTGTTACGAATGGCTCTATGCATAAGAGTCAGCTCAGCAAGCTTGTTCTTCTCGGTAAGGTTGCCAGCAAGGTGCTCTACATTGCCGTAGATGCCTTGTTCGCGCGTACCGAAGGAAGGAAATTGCTGATTGCATGCCGATTGCAAAGTATACGGGGCACGCTAGACACGCTCAGTAGACGTGGGAAAATGCGCTTAACAGGGTGA
- a CDS encoding O-antigen ligase: MTPNLPMLKKPIYYGAVYVLLAVIVGVAAAYQPMFSILGLGVLFSFVYAIYQPEKMSYLVLLSTAISINYIVEANVPGLEIIALYKLGILILLVPCMLQNGLRLKFIYPIAAIASMLFLTIFFSDWHPRLTLSLTLKSFIGLTLPFFFLMIKWKKGTAQRHIRIICLLPLVSVGTGALLQLAHLYSFLNVEFTGAIRVQGANIAPHLAMLAFLGITVALIETKRNPLQARFYYCTLAANFAILIATGTRGPILAMLAMAAYYFYDMVKQYIKGKLILLIPLLCSLALIGGAVYVQWDNMTKRSFERQTGTGIDLSGRTEAWSYFLKGVKESPLTGRGLGAVTVANDGSLYEGFVVPHNEYIRFYYDAGYIGCILLFLSLLVLFGMIYRVIPQRIKIYYVAFILAFFLYSLSDNTLSTVQFIIPFCWYLNSLYILSTTNSKKEEVI; this comes from the coding sequence ATGACGCCGAATCTTCCAATGCTCAAAAAACCAATATATTATGGTGCGGTCTATGTACTTCTTGCGGTAATAGTGGGCGTAGCGGCTGCTTATCAGCCTATGTTCAGTATCTTGGGGCTGGGCGTGCTTTTCTCATTCGTGTATGCCATCTACCAGCCCGAGAAAATGAGTTATCTAGTCCTTTTATCGACCGCCATTTCGATTAACTACATCGTCGAAGCGAATGTACCTGGATTAGAGATTATTGCTCTTTATAAACTTGGGATTTTAATTCTGTTAGTTCCCTGTATGCTGCAAAATGGACTTCGATTGAAGTTCATCTATCCCATAGCAGCTATCGCCAGCATGTTATTCCTTACCATCTTCTTCTCAGATTGGCATCCAAGGCTGACATTATCACTCACCTTGAAATCATTTATCGGACTAACGCTTCCCTTCTTTTTTCTCATGATTAAATGGAAAAAAGGGACAGCGCAAAGGCATATCCGGATTATTTGTCTATTGCCATTGGTAAGTGTTGGAACTGGGGCGCTGCTTCAATTGGCTCATCTGTATTCGTTTCTCAATGTGGAGTTCACAGGAGCGATTCGGGTACAAGGGGCGAATATCGCACCCCATTTGGCGATGCTAGCTTTTCTAGGCATTACGGTTGCCTTAATAGAGACCAAACGCAATCCACTGCAAGCCAGGTTTTATTATTGTACTTTGGCTGCTAACTTTGCGATTCTGATCGCTACGGGAACTAGAGGACCTATCCTCGCCATGCTGGCCATGGCTGCTTACTATTTCTACGATATGGTTAAGCAGTATATCAAAGGGAAGCTGATCTTACTTATCCCGCTGCTTTGTTCCTTGGCCTTGATCGGTGGAGCCGTCTATGTGCAGTGGGATAATATGACAAAGCGTTCGTTCGAACGCCAGACAGGTACAGGTATTGACTTGTCAGGAAGAACCGAAGCATGGAGCTACTTCTTGAAAGGGGTGAAAGAGTCCCCCCTGACAGGAAGAGGGCTAGGTGCGGTTACCGTTGCGAATGATGGAAGTTTATACGAAGGTTTTGTGGTTCCCCATAACGAGTACATCCGCTTTTATTACGATGCTGGTTATATTGGATGCATCCTGCTGTTTCTATCTTTACTAGTCTTATTTGGAATGATCTATCGGGTAATCCCGCAGAGAATTAAGATTTACTACGTGGCGTTCATCCTGGCGTTCTTTCTGTACTCCTTGTCGGATAACACCTTATCGACTGTTCAATTCATCATTCCTTTCTGCTGGTATTTGAATAGCTTGTATATTCTGTCAACGACAAATTCGAAAAAAGAAGAAGTGATCTGA
- a CDS encoding WecB/TagA/CpsF family glycosyltransferase has translation MSRVTMFDVNFDNYDFLDLLAYMDEVIRQKSHSYILTCNVDHLIKLRKDAEFQKVYSGAGAIVADGMPIIWASKMLRKPLKQKVSGSDLFTKLGEAFASRQYKLFFLGSAVGIPEQAVKNLKLVFPNLNIVGCYSPSYGFENKKEENEQIIQMLIDTQPDIVFVGVGAPKQEKWIYQNYLQYKVPISIGVGATFDFISGTVKRAPSIMQKTGFEWFWRLAQEPRRLWKRYLVHDAMFAVLLWREVVKQFKMKREGTGINSG, from the coding sequence ATGAGTAGAGTGACTATGTTCGATGTTAATTTTGATAATTATGATTTTCTGGACTTGCTTGCCTATATGGATGAGGTCATACGTCAGAAAAGTCATTCTTACATCTTGACCTGTAATGTCGATCATTTAATCAAGCTCAGAAAGGATGCTGAGTTTCAGAAGGTGTATTCAGGTGCAGGTGCCATCGTTGCGGATGGTATGCCGATCATATGGGCATCGAAGATGCTCCGTAAACCGCTTAAACAGAAAGTATCCGGATCCGACTTGTTCACAAAGTTAGGTGAAGCTTTCGCAAGCAGACAATACAAGCTTTTTTTCTTAGGATCAGCAGTCGGTATTCCGGAGCAAGCGGTAAAGAATCTGAAGCTCGTATTTCCAAATCTGAATATTGTGGGCTGTTATTCACCCTCCTATGGTTTCGAGAACAAAAAAGAGGAGAATGAGCAAATTATTCAGATGCTGATTGATACGCAGCCTGACATTGTGTTTGTTGGCGTTGGCGCTCCGAAGCAGGAGAAGTGGATTTACCAGAACTATCTTCAATATAAAGTGCCAATCTCGATTGGCGTTGGCGCAACGTTCGATTTCATTTCGGGCACAGTGAAGAGAGCTCCGAGCATTATGCAGAAAACAGGATTCGAATGGTTCTGGCGTCTTGCTCAAGAACCGCGAAGATTGTGGAAGCGTTACTTGGTTCACGATGCTATGTTTGCGGTCCTGCTATGGCGGGAAGTTGTTAAGCAATTCAAGATGAAACGGGAGGGGACGGGAATCAACAGTGGATGA
- a CDS encoding O-antigen ligase family protein — MTILLVGMALAVSLLIGYSSATLSPDLSMQIAFLSILLFPAFVMALLDSRRLIPYILLVWVICPEIRRIQDWMEGTYHSVSLLSIAPLLTSAVVIIPILSKLHQMDSRINKLLLYMAIVLLYGSLIGLTKNGSGALYDLANYFIPLLLIPYAALSKFDSKALDRLLIAFSNTAILIAVYGIIQYVLVPPWDAFWMNHVEMTSIGKPLPLEIRVFSTLNSPGPAGTYLASALAPMILDKRWRGPLGWIGVILVTVGLLITLVRSAWVMLFIDIVIYTAVSAGRQKWKLIAQLTAVIGAMYVIIPKLPGAQGLVERLNTMTAIQDDHSYNERLDFFHTVFPILFAKPQGLGLGSIGVGTKLSNGGALGEYGIFDNGFVAMFLTFGILGGLLFFWVLWLVTRFLLSQKKHTGGLNLYSKIALSALLGSIICLVFENGYTGLKGFLLWMVVGVGIMAHHTIVQERRQIPDAATSQLENSPHKASIRLH, encoded by the coding sequence ATGACAATTCTATTGGTTGGTATGGCGTTGGCCGTCTCCTTGCTCATTGGTTACTCAAGTGCAACTCTGAGTCCTGATCTTAGTATGCAAATCGCATTCTTATCGATTCTGCTTTTCCCTGCTTTTGTGATGGCCTTATTGGACTCGCGTCGATTGATTCCTTATATCCTGCTGGTTTGGGTCATTTGTCCAGAGATCCGAAGAATTCAGGATTGGATGGAAGGGACGTATCATTCCGTCTCCTTGTTGAGTATTGCGCCACTGCTAACGAGTGCGGTGGTGATTATCCCAATCCTCTCTAAGTTACATCAAATGGATTCTCGAATTAATAAATTGCTGCTTTATATGGCCATTGTATTGTTATATGGAAGTTTGATTGGTTTAACGAAAAATGGCAGCGGAGCGTTATACGATTTAGCTAATTATTTTATTCCACTACTATTAATCCCGTATGCAGCCTTGTCTAAATTTGATAGTAAAGCGCTAGATCGTTTGCTTATAGCATTTTCTAATACGGCAATCTTGATTGCTGTTTATGGCATTATCCAGTATGTGTTGGTTCCGCCATGGGATGCTTTCTGGATGAATCATGTGGAGATGACTTCGATAGGAAAACCGCTTCCCTTGGAGATCAGAGTATTCTCTACGCTGAATTCCCCGGGACCGGCAGGTACGTATTTGGCATCAGCACTTGCCCCGATGATTTTGGATAAAAGATGGCGGGGGCCGCTGGGCTGGATCGGTGTTATTCTCGTAACGGTGGGATTGCTTATCACATTAGTGCGCTCTGCCTGGGTTATGCTGTTCATTGATATTGTGATTTACACAGCCGTATCGGCAGGTAGACAAAAGTGGAAATTAATTGCTCAATTAACAGCTGTAATTGGAGCCATGTATGTCATTATTCCTAAGCTTCCCGGTGCACAAGGGCTAGTGGAGCGATTGAACACAATGACAGCTATACAGGACGATCATTCGTATAATGAAAGACTTGATTTTTTTCATACGGTTTTTCCCATATTGTTTGCTAAACCGCAAGGGTTGGGACTGGGCAGTATTGGTGTCGGTACCAAACTGAGTAACGGGGGAGCTCTTGGCGAATATGGCATCTTCGATAATGGATTTGTTGCTATGTTTCTAACCTTTGGTATCCTTGGCGGCTTGCTGTTCTTCTGGGTGCTATGGCTGGTCACTCGTTTTCTCTTATCTCAAAAGAAACATACGGGCGGTTTAAACCTTTACAGTAAAATTGCGCTCTCCGCTTTGCTAGGAAGTATCATTTGTCTAGTGTTCGAAAATGGGTATACAGGTTTGAAAGGCTTTCTACTATGGATGGTCGTAGGAGTTGGCATTATGGCGCATCACACGATCGTTCAAGAGAGGAGGCAAATTCCGGATGCAGCAACCAGTCAACTTGAAAATAGTCCGCATAAAGCCTCTATTCGGCTTCATTAA
- a CDS encoding lipopolysaccharide biosynthesis protein yields MQQPVNLKIVRIKPLFGFIKAFFSSKSHISASIRTMFFSVLILVINMLTGILTARYLGPSGRGEQAAMVLWSQFLAFSFTFGLPSAIIYNVKKNMKDSAKLYSTAVLMGLTAGMLAMCLGILVLPYWLRTYSDNVVLFSQWSMVLIPLIVFSQINNAMMQVRGEYKLFNRLRFLVPLCTLIGLGLLILTRTMNPYTSAVAYLAPAVPFYIWTTVRLLKQYKFVIKDAFQSFKTLIRYGIGSYGNDLMGNVSYYIDQIVIIGLLNPAELGLYAVAVSLSRVVNIFSTSIIVVLFPKASGLPKDKVVEMTFRVYRISTCVALLCSLMIMLVAPFIMPLLYGPDFKEAISVFRMLLLEVSISGGTMVLAQAFMALGKPKIVTILQGIGLLIVIPLLTVLIPKFGLLGAGMAILSSGLLRFVFILLNVKFTLKTKLPKLLINKDDVRWLLSAISAYKAK; encoded by the coding sequence ATGCAGCAACCAGTCAACTTGAAAATAGTCCGCATAAAGCCTCTATTCGGCTTCATTAAAGCATTCTTTTCAAGCAAAAGTCATATCTCGGCTTCCATCAGAACGATGTTTTTCAGTGTACTAATCTTAGTGATTAATATGCTTACAGGTATTTTGACAGCACGTTATTTAGGACCATCCGGCCGAGGAGAGCAAGCGGCTATGGTCTTATGGTCACAATTCCTAGCCTTTAGTTTCACTTTCGGTCTGCCTTCCGCCATTATTTACAACGTGAAAAAGAACATGAAGGATTCCGCCAAGCTTTATTCGACCGCTGTTCTCATGGGTTTGACAGCAGGCATGCTTGCGATGTGCTTGGGGATACTGGTTTTACCCTATTGGCTTCGTACGTATTCAGACAACGTGGTCCTGTTCTCCCAATGGTCCATGGTGCTCATACCTCTCATCGTATTTTCTCAGATTAATAATGCGATGATGCAGGTGAGAGGCGAATATAAGCTGTTCAACCGTCTGCGCTTTCTTGTTCCGCTTTGTACGCTCATCGGCTTAGGGCTGCTAATCCTAACAAGAACAATGAATCCATACACGTCAGCCGTGGCTTATCTCGCTCCGGCGGTTCCCTTTTACATATGGACGACAGTACGCTTACTAAAGCAGTACAAATTCGTGATAAAGGATGCTTTTCAATCCTTCAAGACATTAATCCGGTACGGCATTGGATCTTACGGTAACGATTTAATGGGGAATGTCTCCTATTATATCGATCAAATTGTTATTATCGGCCTCCTTAATCCAGCGGAGCTTGGACTATATGCGGTGGCGGTAAGCCTTTCCCGTGTAGTCAATATTTTCTCTACATCCATCATCGTGGTGTTGTTCCCGAAAGCATCGGGTTTACCTAAGGATAAAGTCGTTGAAATGACATTCCGTGTATACAGGATCAGCACATGTGTCGCTTTACTTTGCTCATTGATGATCATGCTGGTAGCTCCTTTCATAATGCCTCTACTGTATGGTCCTGATTTTAAGGAAGCGATCAGTGTTTTTCGGATGCTGCTCCTCGAAGTTTCCATATCTGGTGGAACCATGGTTTTGGCTCAAGCGTTCATGGCTTTAGGCAAGCCCAAGATTGTTACGATTCTGCAAGGGATAGGGCTGCTAATCGTCATCCCGTTACTAACGGTACTGATTCCGAAGTTCGGATTGCTCGGTGCGGGAATGGCCATATTATCATCGGGTTTACTTCGATTCGTCTTTATCCTACTCAATGTCAAATTCACCTTGAAGACGAAACTACCTAAATTATTGATTAATAAAGATGATGTGCGTTGGTTACTTTCAGCAATATCAGCATATAAAGCTAAATAA
- a CDS encoding glycosyltransferase family 2 protein → MSHYSDAMGENRISVVIIAQDDETRIANAIASCKPFADEIVVIDGGSKDGTVRVSEQLGCKVYENAWPGYAKQRIYGSDQATYDWIFVIDTDEVVSEPLAASIQKLKNGLSDPSKAYAVLRIGDFLGRWMGKGEKLVRLYNRTEIQYRESLVHETPDVSSENIVFVPGVLWHYGFRSIHDHMERFNKYTDLEAEGAVAAGKRFSLLRMIVRPPLRFVQKYIVHGLYKKGIPGLAVSLFWGVYEFLVCMKQYELGLARKRVKQSQEEPIKEGKAYATLQ, encoded by the coding sequence ATGAGTCACTATAGTGACGCTATGGGAGAGAATCGGATTTCTGTTGTCATCATTGCACAAGACGATGAAACGAGAATAGCCAATGCGATTGCCTCCTGCAAGCCTTTTGCAGACGAAATTGTAGTCATTGACGGCGGGAGCAAGGACGGAACAGTCCGTGTATCTGAGCAATTGGGCTGCAAGGTATATGAGAACGCATGGCCTGGTTATGCAAAGCAGCGTATTTATGGAAGTGATCAAGCTACCTATGATTGGATATTCGTTATTGATACCGATGAGGTTGTTAGTGAACCTCTAGCAGCTTCGATTCAGAAGTTGAAAAATGGTTTGTCTGATCCGAGCAAAGCCTATGCTGTCTTGCGTATTGGTGACTTTCTAGGACGCTGGATGGGCAAGGGCGAGAAGCTTGTGCGTCTGTATAACCGTACCGAAATTCAGTACCGGGAAAGTCTTGTACATGAAACACCGGATGTCTCAAGTGAGAATATCGTGTTCGTGCCAGGTGTTCTGTGGCATTATGGTTTCCGCAGCATTCATGATCACATGGAGCGGTTTAATAAGTATACCGATCTGGAAGCGGAAGGCGCTGTTGCTGCGGGGAAACGATTTAGCCTGCTGCGAATGATCGTTCGTCCTCCCTTACGATTTGTGCAGAAATATATCGTTCATGGCTTGTATAAAAAAGGGATTCCTGGACTTGCGGTATCCCTCTTCTGGGGAGTATATGAATTCCTAGTATGTATGAAACAGTATGAACTTGGGCTTGCTCGGAAAAGAGTGAAACAGTCCCAAGAAGAGCCAATTAAGGAGGGGAAAGCTTATGCTACACTGCAATAG